One genomic segment of Falco peregrinus isolate bFalPer1 chromosome 7, bFalPer1.pri, whole genome shotgun sequence includes these proteins:
- the GTF2H5 gene encoding general transcription factor IIH subunit 5, which produces MVNVLKGVLIECDPAMKQFLLYLDESNALGKKFIIQDLDETHVFVLAELVNFLQERVGELMDQNSFPITQK; this is translated from the exons ATGGTGAATGTGCTGAAAGGTGTTCTGATTGAATG TGACCCTGCAATGAAGCAGTTTCTGCTCTACTTGGATGAGTCAAATGCATTGGGAAAGAAGTTCATCATACAAGACCTGGATGAAACTCATGTCTTTGTATTAGCCGAGTTGGTTAACTTCCTCCAGGAGAGAGTGGGCGAGTTAATGGACCAGAACTCTTTTCCTATTACTCAGAAGTAA